A section of the Cryobacterium soli genome encodes:
- the recO gene encoding DNA repair protein RecO: protein MPVYRDEAVVLRTHKLGEADRIITMLTRQHGKVRAVAKGVRRTASKFGARLEPFMVVDVQLYEGRSLDIVNQAESIGSYGAAITSDYGSYTAASAMVETADKLTESEGSLQQYLLLVGALRSLSRREHGSGATLDSYLLRSLSMAGWAPSFQDCARCGKPGPHSAFVVQVGGVVCDSCAAPGSPRLDPDTTALLAALLTGDWAHTAAAEPSTQARATGVVAAYTQWHLGRGLRSLEHVRP, encoded by the coding sequence GTGCCCGTTTATCGTGATGAAGCCGTCGTGCTGCGCACCCACAAGCTGGGTGAGGCCGACCGCATCATCACGATGCTCACCCGGCAGCACGGCAAGGTGCGCGCCGTCGCCAAGGGGGTGCGCCGCACCGCCTCCAAGTTCGGGGCCAGGCTCGAGCCGTTCATGGTGGTCGACGTGCAGCTCTACGAGGGCCGCAGCCTCGACATCGTCAACCAGGCCGAGTCGATCGGCTCCTACGGTGCAGCCATCACCTCCGACTACGGCAGCTACACGGCCGCGAGCGCCATGGTGGAAACCGCCGACAAGCTCACCGAATCCGAGGGGTCGCTGCAGCAGTACCTGCTTCTGGTCGGCGCGCTCCGGTCGCTGTCCCGGCGGGAGCACGGCTCAGGTGCCACCCTGGACTCCTACCTGCTGCGCTCCCTGTCCATGGCCGGCTGGGCACCGAGCTTCCAGGACTGTGCCCGCTGTGGCAAACCGGGCCCGCACTCCGCCTTCGTCGTGCAGGTGGGCGGCGTCGTCTGCGACTCCTGCGCCGCCCCGGGGTCACCCCGGTTGGACCCGGACACGACAGCCCTGCTCGCCGCCCTGCTCACCGGCGACTGGGCCCACACCGCCGCCGCCGAACCATCCACCCAGGCCCGGGCTACCGGGGTCGTCGCCGCGTACACGCAGTGGCACCTCGGCCGGGGCCTTCGATCTCTGGAGCACGT
- a CDS encoding trimeric intracellular cation channel family protein codes for MPTPLFAIPLWIDLVAVAIGAIQGAMFAGRFTDRRMDLLGISIIGITVGLGGGLLRDILLGGVPAALLSNWYLPVATAFALLGMALQSLFNRLGPLIITLDAVTIGLFGVIGTTKALAAGLPEIPALFVGVVSAVGGSVLRDMMLNVPIAVMHVGSLYAVAALVGCGLLVGLVVLQVQITVAALICVVATTVIRVLAARFGWSLPQQRAIGSWPHWRRRGSIPPFRAWPRRRRVRATTAVADPTEP; via the coding sequence GTGCCCACTCCGCTCTTCGCCATCCCCCTCTGGATAGACCTCGTCGCGGTGGCCATCGGCGCCATCCAGGGCGCGATGTTCGCCGGGCGGTTCACCGACCGCAGGATGGACCTGCTGGGCATCTCCATCATCGGCATCACGGTGGGGCTCGGCGGTGGTCTGCTGCGCGACATCCTGCTCGGCGGGGTGCCGGCGGCACTCCTGAGCAACTGGTACCTGCCCGTCGCGACCGCGTTCGCACTTCTGGGCATGGCGCTGCAGAGCCTGTTCAACCGGCTCGGGCCGCTCATCATCACCCTCGACGCCGTGACCATCGGCCTGTTCGGCGTGATCGGCACCACCAAGGCTCTTGCCGCGGGTCTGCCGGAGATCCCCGCCCTGTTCGTGGGCGTGGTGTCGGCAGTGGGCGGGTCGGTGCTGCGCGACATGATGCTCAACGTGCCGATCGCCGTGATGCACGTCGGGTCGCTCTACGCCGTCGCGGCCCTGGTGGGCTGCGGCCTGCTGGTGGGCCTGGTGGTGCTGCAGGTGCAGATCACGGTGGCCGCGCTCATCTGCGTCGTCGCCACGACCGTGATCCGGGTGCTCGCCGCCCGGTTCGGTTGGAGCCTGCCGCAACAGCGGGCCATCGGCAGCTGGCCGCACTGGCGGCGCCGCGGCTCGATACCGCCCTTCCGCGCCTGGCCGCGCCGACGGCGCGTGAGGGCGACGACGGCCGTCGCCGACCCGACGGAGCCCTGA
- the leuA gene encoding 2-isopropylmalate synthase gives MKNNQAASTMPVHKYRPYQDTFRVDLPDRTWPSNRITEAPRWCAVDLRDGNQALIDPMSPERKRIMFDLLVRMGYKEIEVGFPSASQTDFDFVRSLIEDGAIPDDVTIQVLTQAREHLIRRTYESILGAKQAIVHLYNSTSVLQREVVFREDKQGIIDLALFGARTCRALEATVPGTTVYYEYSPESFTGTELEFAVDITNQVIEVFEPTPERKVIVNLPATVEMATPNVYADSIEWMSRHLAHRENVILSLHPHNDRGTAIAAAELGYLAGADRIEGCLFGNGERTGNVDLVALGINLFTQGIDPQIDFGNIDEVKRTAEYCNQLPVPERSPWAGDLVFTAFSGSHQDAIKKGFEAMAVEAAETGRSVDDLVWAVPYLPIDPKDLGRSYEAVIRVNSQSGKGGVAYLLKTDHHLDLPRKLQIEFSGVVQAKTDADGGEVTSEQIWDIFNDEYLPATHTNPDAKWGRFELFSTRTSSDLAGAVDLTVDLRDSDAVASATATGNGPIAAFLGIMAERGIAITLYDYVEHAMSAGGDATAASYVELDVNGKRFWGVGIDPDISTASLKAVVSAVNRGIRAETGDRELAAV, from the coding sequence ATGAAAAACAATCAAGCCGCATCGACGATGCCGGTGCACAAGTACCGGCCGTACCAGGACACGTTCCGGGTCGACCTGCCGGACCGCACCTGGCCGTCCAACCGCATTACCGAGGCCCCACGCTGGTGTGCCGTCGACCTGCGCGACGGCAACCAGGCTCTCATCGACCCGATGAGCCCCGAACGCAAGCGCATCATGTTCGACCTGTTGGTGCGGATGGGCTACAAGGAGATCGAGGTCGGCTTCCCGTCAGCCAGCCAGACCGACTTCGACTTCGTCCGCAGCCTCATCGAGGACGGCGCGATCCCCGACGACGTCACCATCCAGGTGCTGACTCAGGCGCGTGAGCACCTGATCCGCCGCACCTACGAGTCCATCCTCGGTGCGAAGCAGGCCATCGTGCACCTGTACAACTCCACCAGCGTCCTGCAGCGCGAGGTCGTGTTCCGCGAGGACAAGCAGGGCATCATCGACCTGGCCCTGTTCGGCGCCCGCACCTGCCGCGCGCTCGAGGCGACCGTGCCCGGCACGACCGTCTACTACGAGTACTCCCCGGAGAGCTTCACCGGCACCGAGCTCGAATTCGCCGTCGACATCACCAACCAGGTGATCGAGGTCTTCGAACCCACGCCGGAGCGCAAGGTCATCGTCAACCTGCCCGCCACGGTCGAGATGGCCACGCCCAACGTCTACGCCGACTCGATCGAGTGGATGAGCCGGCACCTGGCGCACCGGGAGAACGTCATCCTGTCGCTGCACCCGCACAACGACCGCGGCACCGCGATCGCGGCCGCCGAACTGGGCTACCTGGCCGGCGCCGACCGCATCGAGGGCTGCCTGTTCGGTAACGGCGAGCGCACCGGCAACGTCGACCTGGTCGCACTGGGGATCAACCTGTTCACCCAGGGGATCGACCCGCAGATCGACTTCGGCAACATCGACGAGGTCAAGCGCACCGCGGAGTACTGCAACCAGCTGCCGGTTCCGGAGCGCAGTCCCTGGGCCGGCGACCTGGTCTTCACGGCATTCAGCGGATCACACCAGGACGCCATCAAGAAGGGCTTCGAGGCCATGGCCGTCGAGGCCGCGGAGACCGGCCGCAGCGTGGACGACCTGGTCTGGGCCGTGCCCTACCTGCCGATCGACCCCAAAGACCTGGGCCGCAGCTACGAGGCCGTCATCCGGGTCAACTCACAGTCGGGCAAGGGCGGCGTGGCCTACCTGCTCAAGACCGACCACCACCTCGACCTGCCGCGCAAGCTGCAGATCGAGTTCTCGGGCGTGGTGCAGGCCAAGACCGACGCCGACGGCGGAGAGGTCACCAGCGAGCAGATCTGGGATATCTTCAACGACGAGTACCTGCCGGCCACGCACACGAACCCAGACGCCAAGTGGGGACGGTTCGAACTCTTCTCGACCCGCACCTCCAGCGACCTGGCCGGTGCGGTCGACCTCACGGTGGACCTGCGCGACTCCGACGCCGTGGCCAGTGCCACGGCCACGGGCAACGGCCCGATCGCGGCGTTCCTGGGCATCATGGCCGAACGCGGCATCGCCATCACGCTCTACGACTACGTCGAGCACGCCATGTCCGCGGGCGGCGACGCCACCGCGGCGTCCTACGTGGAGCTCGACGTGAACGGCAAGCGGTTCTGGGGCGTCGGCATCGATCCCGACATCTCCACAGCCTCGCTCAAGGCCGTGGTGTCCGCGGTCAACCGGGGCATCCGCGCCGAGACCGGCGACCGCGAGCTGGCGGCCGTTTAG
- a CDS encoding ABC transporter permease: MSAATRTRRNDHAGRGASVLVAGLASAFGVVLLQVTSMIGTIVSASGMTDVGAVRTALDLVAFLFIAIAVYVSAIVTTNTVATIIAGRTRTIALMRLIGSSARAQRRVVATDGLTVGAIGAVAGALIGTLLSFAGLRMLVATGVLPDLDYTLIEPLLALPVAVVVLSTWAAAWVGSRRVLGVSPMQAVGAAEERSREDTVRRPARTVIAVLLMGAGILLLAGGVVVGQVAPEGVLLGLLGGILSFSGLVLGSHLIMPPILALAGRVLGGSAPARLAAANAQRHPERSARATIGLVIGVTLITMFAVAGSTFEVMMQRTMEDPVLQAAISETVATSLAVISVLVGFSALIAAVGMVNNLAQSVLQRSREIGLLRSLGFTATQVRWMILAESLQMAAAAVAFGLVLGVFYGWAAAQSLFGAVTMGGLTAPAVPWLLVVGCVIGTVLLAVAATLVPARRAVSVAPVTALAAA; this comes from the coding sequence ATGAGCGCCGCCACTCGCACGCGCCGGAACGATCATGCAGGCCGGGGCGCGAGCGTGCTCGTGGCAGGCCTGGCATCCGCCTTCGGCGTGGTCCTCCTGCAGGTCACCAGTATGATCGGCACCATCGTCAGCGCCTCGGGGATGACGGACGTCGGCGCGGTGCGCACTGCGCTCGACCTGGTCGCCTTCCTGTTCATCGCGATCGCCGTCTACGTGTCCGCGATCGTGACCACCAACACCGTGGCGACCATCATCGCCGGCCGCACCCGCACCATCGCCCTGATGCGGCTGATCGGGTCCAGCGCCAGAGCGCAGCGCCGGGTTGTGGCGACCGACGGACTCACCGTGGGCGCGATCGGCGCCGTCGCCGGAGCCCTGATCGGCACCCTGCTGAGTTTTGCGGGTCTGCGCATGCTCGTCGCCACCGGTGTGCTGCCCGACCTCGACTACACCCTCATCGAACCGCTCCTGGCCCTCCCCGTCGCCGTGGTCGTGCTCTCCACCTGGGCCGCCGCCTGGGTGGGGTCCCGCCGGGTGCTCGGGGTCAGCCCGATGCAGGCCGTCGGCGCGGCCGAGGAACGCTCCCGTGAGGACACCGTCCGGCGCCCGGCGCGCACGGTCATCGCCGTCCTCCTCATGGGCGCGGGGATACTCCTCCTCGCCGGAGGGGTGGTCGTGGGCCAGGTCGCGCCGGAGGGTGTGCTGCTCGGCCTGCTCGGCGGCATCCTTTCGTTCAGCGGACTCGTGCTCGGTTCGCACCTGATCATGCCCCCGATCCTGGCCCTCGCGGGACGGGTCCTCGGCGGCAGCGCGCCGGCCCGCCTCGCCGCGGCGAACGCGCAACGGCACCCTGAGCGCAGCGCCAGGGCCACCATCGGCCTGGTGATCGGGGTGACCCTCATCACGATGTTCGCGGTGGCCGGGTCCACCTTCGAGGTCATGATGCAGCGCACCATGGAGGATCCGGTCCTCCAGGCGGCCATCAGCGAGACAGTGGCGACATCCCTGGCGGTGATCTCGGTGCTGGTCGGCTTCAGCGCCCTCATCGCGGCCGTGGGCATGGTCAACAATCTGGCGCAGAGCGTGCTGCAGCGCTCACGTGAGATCGGGCTCTTGCGGTCGCTGGGCTTCACCGCCACACAGGTGCGCTGGATGATCCTGGCGGAGAGCTTGCAGATGGCCGCAGCGGCCGTCGCCTTCGGTCTGGTCCTCGGCGTGTTCTACGGCTGGGCCGCCGCGCAGTCGCTCTTCGGTGCGGTCACCATGGGCGGCCTGACCGCCCCAGCGGTTCCGTGGCTTCTGGTCGTGGGCTGTGTGATCGGCACCGTGCTCCTCGCCGTCGCCGCCACGCTCGTGCCGGCCCGTCGCGCCGTGTCGGTGGCCCCGGTGACGGCACTGGCTGCCGCGTGA
- a CDS encoding ABC transporter ATP-binding protein translates to METTPSDLGLAARVTHLGKTYGSSSTAVTALDDVSIGIRRGQFTAIMGPSGSGKSTLMHIMAGLDTATSGQAWLGDTEISGLADSALTVLRRRRIGFIFQAFNLVPTLDVRGNILLPFSLDGRKPTSAESDWIAQLTESLGLGDRLTHRPHELSGGQQQRVAIARALATRPELVFADEPTGNLDSRTGREVLTLLKAASTGYGQTIAMVTHDPVAASYADRILFLADGRLVEDREKSSAEEISRIMLGMEQRA, encoded by the coding sequence ATGGAAACCACACCCTCAGACCTCGGCCTCGCAGCCAGAGTGACCCACCTCGGCAAGACCTACGGTTCGTCGTCCACGGCAGTGACGGCCCTCGACGATGTGTCGATCGGCATCCGCCGAGGCCAGTTCACGGCCATCATGGGCCCGAGCGGCTCGGGAAAGTCGACGCTCATGCACATCATGGCGGGGCTGGACACCGCCACGTCCGGACAGGCCTGGCTCGGCGACACCGAGATCAGCGGTCTCGCCGACTCGGCGCTCACCGTCCTCCGGCGCCGCCGGATCGGATTCATCTTCCAGGCGTTCAACCTGGTGCCCACGCTCGACGTACGCGGCAACATCCTGCTGCCGTTCAGCCTGGACGGCCGGAAGCCCACCAGCGCCGAGTCCGACTGGATCGCCCAGCTGACCGAGTCCCTCGGTCTGGGCGACCGGCTGACCCACCGCCCGCACGAGCTCTCCGGCGGCCAGCAGCAGCGCGTCGCGATCGCCAGGGCCCTCGCCACCCGCCCGGAGCTGGTCTTCGCCGACGAGCCCACCGGCAACCTGGATTCCCGCACCGGCCGGGAGGTGCTCACCCTTCTCAAGGCAGCGAGCACCGGATACGGCCAGACCATCGCCATGGTCACCCACGACCCGGTGGCGGCCAGCTACGCCGACCGCATCCTGTTCCTGGCCGACGGCCGGCTCGTCGAAGACCGGGAGAAGTCCTCGGCCGAAGAGATCTCCCGCATCATGCTGGGCATGGAGCAGCGCGCATGA
- a CDS encoding LuxR C-terminal-related transcriptional regulator — protein MLVSSQADLEFVGEAGNGAAGVTMAAAVTPDVILMDIRMPVMDGIDATTAILAAAEAAGTTPPRIVVLTTFELDESAGRAIRGGASGFLLKDADPEFLLAAIRTVHAGSAVIAASATRELFAHFDAPEPQREEPEAFRTLTSRERDIFALAALGLSNAEIAAGEFLSEATVKTHISRILGKLSLRDRVQLVVFAFQHRLTS, from the coding sequence ATGTTGGTGTCCTCGCAGGCCGACCTGGAGTTCGTCGGCGAGGCCGGCAACGGCGCCGCCGGCGTCACCATGGCCGCGGCGGTCACCCCAGACGTGATCCTGATGGATATCCGGATGCCCGTGATGGACGGCATCGACGCCACCACGGCGATTCTCGCGGCGGCCGAGGCTGCGGGCACCACGCCGCCCCGCATCGTGGTGCTGACCACCTTCGAACTCGACGAGAGCGCCGGCCGCGCCATCCGCGGCGGAGCCAGCGGCTTCCTGCTCAAGGACGCCGATCCCGAGTTCCTGCTCGCCGCCATCCGCACCGTGCACGCCGGCAGCGCCGTCATCGCCGCCTCGGCCACCCGCGAACTCTTCGCCCACTTCGACGCGCCAGAGCCCCAACGCGAGGAGCCGGAGGCTTTCCGCACCCTCACCAGCCGGGAACGCGATATTTTCGCCCTCGCCGCACTGGGCCTGAGCAACGCCGAGATCGCGGCGGGGGAGTTCCTCAGCGAAGCCACCGTCAAGACCCACATCAGCCGGATCCTCGGCAAGCTGTCGCTGCGCGACCGGGTGCAGCTCGTGGTCTTCGCCTTCCAACACCGGCTCACCTCCTAA
- a CDS encoding sensor histidine kinase produces the protein MSDLGLFTRTARYRWALEPSLGLIVLLVWGVLSLFTGGFDSLVSVVLFATAVGVSRLLPAAALITGAAATIAGVGGTLDDPAWLAMLLFSGCIVTWGACLYGQPTLRYVALGAGLLVGAILTGLLAMSVLTAGQRGIDGALRFVLELGFRLTEGFLATVVLTGGWVLGLILRNRADRRAGLLTTPNGPPSAQWAEAWVMLPVPTEWLTGPALAFGRQGFRPISRRTLVVDAGVAGAFLLFGLLTDPRSSVLSLVVLAGFAAALVVRRLSPALALGIAWITALTQMVGGLEVLTSDVAVLAVLYVTAAYAERAVRWAGLVSVGIGALLAAMYLSILQRGVTTVTEAKAQGDVGGLIWSAVAVFVASLAVLGLSWTLGLLMRTWQTARESRVTQHRAVEEQRVAQRSVVVEQERNRIARDMHDVVAHSLAVVIAQADGARYARAQNPEAVDEALSTISTTAREALGDVRILLTRLRQDDAAGPQPVLADLDRLVAQMRSTGLDIDWTTTGTPTTLGSGAQLAVYRIVQEALTNALRHGDAGRAVYLSLAWTDGWVAVTIDNAVGVTDTAERAGEIGHGLPGMRERALLAGGSLAAESIGGRFIVAARLPAITTNALMRPAATLLADQPAAAALPGALQ, from the coding sequence ATGTCGGATCTGGGGCTCTTCACGCGCACGGCGCGTTACCGGTGGGCGCTGGAGCCCTCCCTGGGTCTCATCGTCCTCCTGGTCTGGGGCGTATTGAGCCTGTTCACCGGCGGGTTCGACTCACTGGTGAGCGTCGTGCTCTTCGCGACCGCCGTGGGCGTCTCGCGCCTGCTCCCTGCGGCCGCGTTGATCACCGGAGCCGCAGCCACCATCGCCGGAGTCGGCGGCACCCTCGACGACCCGGCGTGGCTGGCCATGCTGTTGTTCAGCGGATGCATCGTCACCTGGGGAGCATGCCTGTACGGCCAACCCACCTTGCGCTACGTCGCCCTGGGGGCCGGCCTGCTGGTGGGAGCCATACTCACCGGGCTGCTCGCCATGAGCGTCCTGACGGCCGGCCAACGGGGCATCGACGGTGCTCTGCGCTTCGTTCTTGAACTCGGTTTCCGTCTCACCGAGGGGTTCCTGGCCACGGTGGTGCTGACCGGGGGGTGGGTACTCGGCCTGATCCTGCGGAACCGCGCCGACCGCCGCGCCGGCCTGCTCACCACCCCGAACGGTCCACCCTCCGCCCAGTGGGCGGAGGCCTGGGTGATGCTCCCGGTACCCACCGAGTGGCTGACGGGGCCCGCGCTGGCTTTCGGGCGCCAGGGATTCCGCCCGATCTCCCGGCGAACGCTGGTCGTCGATGCCGGGGTCGCCGGTGCTTTTCTGCTCTTCGGCCTGCTGACCGACCCTCGCTCGAGCGTGTTGTCCCTTGTCGTGCTTGCCGGATTCGCCGCCGCACTGGTCGTACGCCGGCTGTCACCGGCACTCGCTCTCGGCATCGCCTGGATCACCGCTCTCACACAGATGGTGGGCGGCCTGGAGGTGCTCACGAGCGACGTGGCCGTGCTGGCCGTGCTCTACGTCACGGCCGCGTACGCCGAGCGGGCCGTGCGCTGGGCCGGCCTGGTCTCAGTGGGCATCGGCGCACTGCTTGCCGCCATGTATCTCAGCATCCTCCAGCGCGGCGTGACCACAGTCACCGAGGCGAAGGCACAGGGCGATGTGGGCGGCCTGATCTGGTCGGCCGTGGCCGTCTTCGTCGCCAGCCTGGCCGTGCTCGGCCTGTCCTGGACCCTGGGCTTGCTGATGCGCACCTGGCAGACCGCCAGGGAGAGCCGGGTGACCCAGCACCGTGCCGTCGAGGAGCAGCGCGTCGCCCAGCGCAGCGTCGTCGTCGAACAGGAACGCAACCGCATCGCCCGGGACATGCACGACGTGGTCGCCCATTCCCTGGCCGTCGTGATCGCTCAGGCCGACGGCGCCCGGTATGCCCGGGCGCAGAACCCGGAGGCCGTCGACGAGGCGCTCAGCACCATCTCGACCACGGCCAGGGAGGCCCTGGGCGACGTCCGCATCCTGCTCACCCGGCTGCGCCAGGACGACGCGGCCGGACCGCAGCCCGTGCTGGCCGACCTCGACCGCCTGGTCGCGCAGATGCGGAGCACCGGGCTCGACATCGACTGGACGACGACCGGAACCCCCACCACCCTCGGGTCCGGTGCGCAGCTGGCGGTGTACCGCATCGTGCAGGAGGCCCTCACCAACGCCCTCCGCCACGGAGATGCTGGCCGGGCGGTATATTTGAGCCTCGCGTGGACAGACGGATGGGTCGCGGTGACGATTGACAATGCGGTAGGCGTGACGGATACGGCCGAGCGTGCCGGCGAGATCGGCCACGGCCTTCCCGGCATGCGCGAGCGTGCGCTCCTGGCCGGCGGATCCCTCGCCGCGGAGTCCATCGGCGGCCGCTTCATCGTGGCCGCCCGCCTCCCGGCCATCACCACCAACGCTCTGATGCGGCCGGCGGCCACGCTCCTGGCAGACCAGCCCGCGGCCGCGGCCCTGCCCGGAGCCCTGCAGTGA
- a CDS encoding phosphatidylglycerol lysyltransferase domain-containing protein — translation MSTPTLSGAQTPVTPPPVTRPSALRQRMRRLATSAARTPFSLSVAVLLLATALATGLLRGPSYALRLLLGTGYHSAIGLGHWWTPITSVFLVDNIAELVLAILGAVLVLGAAERLLGTGRTILAFLATAVIGTGLGLVLQDFGVAGGEMWSRGVRELWALDPFTPILGTIMAASGFAGALWRRRIRVLTLAAALVLLLYSGQPSDLYRLLAVLTGLVLGIVLRPVRREAAWRRSSDHETRTLFGAIVAVLAIGPVVTVVSGGRFGILAPLGLLLTQEVPPVGDVVDRCLLGNITRQCVHELTLERIGGVGPVLVSLLPLIVLLIAAYGLTRGRRFAAGLAIVVNVGMAVLGAWYYGLLPVSGEPYSFQWRSGHYWEVALVLIVSVLVPAATAVWIALSLRHFPVRTRPGYLRRFAVITTGGLLVLSVVYVSLGWVLRDRFRPQVTLADLVADLPERFIPVGFLRLERLSFLPGDPLSTVLYHWVGPIFWLLVIGGALLALRTGAVGAPPEDQLRLRGLLRAGGGGSLAHMTTWEGSSLWFTPTEPEPVTPVAIAYRVVNGVAITVAEPVGVDPADDLPRASAVVAAFARMCDDHGWVPVFYSLRERWRPVFDEMGWQAMEVGEETVLRPHNWATTGKKWQDIRSSVNRAQKLGVRAVWTSYRSLPLRQAAQIAEISEQWVQEKGLPELGFTLGGLDELRDPDVRLMLAIDSDDRILAVTSWLPTYRGGEVIGWTLDFMRRGSDTMNGVMEFLISETASLLKDRPEVEFLSLSAAPLARKDTPQSEGETGSLAARMLDFLGRTLEPVYGFRSLFAFKRKFQPEFHPLFMAYPDPVALPAIGVALARAYLPTLTMREAAAFVRSLG, via the coding sequence GTGAGCACTCCCACCCTCTCGGGCGCACAGACACCGGTCACCCCGCCGCCGGTCACCCGGCCGTCGGCTCTCCGACAGCGGATGCGCCGCCTCGCCACCAGCGCCGCGCGTACGCCGTTCTCCCTCAGCGTCGCGGTGCTTCTGCTCGCCACCGCGTTGGCGACGGGGCTGCTCCGGGGCCCGTCGTATGCCCTGCGCCTCTTGCTCGGCACCGGATATCACTCCGCGATCGGGCTGGGGCACTGGTGGACCCCGATCACGTCGGTGTTCCTCGTTGACAACATCGCCGAACTCGTCCTGGCGATCCTCGGCGCGGTTCTCGTGCTCGGAGCCGCCGAGCGCCTGCTCGGCACCGGCCGCACCATCCTGGCGTTCCTGGCCACGGCGGTGATCGGCACGGGCCTGGGGCTGGTGCTGCAGGACTTCGGCGTCGCCGGCGGCGAGATGTGGTCTCGGGGAGTGCGGGAGCTGTGGGCGCTCGACCCGTTCACTCCGATCCTGGGCACCATCATGGCCGCGAGTGGATTCGCCGGGGCGCTCTGGCGCCGGCGCATCCGGGTGCTCACCCTCGCCGCTGCGCTCGTCCTGCTGCTCTACTCCGGCCAGCCGAGCGACCTGTACCGGCTGCTGGCCGTGCTCACCGGCCTCGTTCTGGGGATCGTGCTCCGGCCGGTGCGGCGCGAAGCGGCCTGGCGGCGCAGTTCCGATCATGAGACGCGCACCCTGTTCGGCGCGATCGTGGCCGTGCTCGCCATCGGTCCCGTGGTCACTGTGGTGTCCGGTGGCCGGTTCGGGATCCTCGCGCCGCTCGGGCTGCTGCTCACCCAGGAGGTTCCTCCGGTCGGCGACGTGGTCGACCGTTGCCTGCTCGGGAACATCACCCGGCAGTGTGTGCACGAGCTGACTCTGGAGCGGATCGGCGGAGTCGGTCCGGTGCTGGTGAGCCTGCTGCCGCTCATCGTCCTGCTGATCGCCGCGTACGGCCTGACCCGTGGCCGCCGGTTCGCCGCGGGGCTGGCCATCGTCGTCAACGTGGGGATGGCCGTCCTCGGCGCCTGGTACTACGGTCTGCTCCCCGTCTCCGGCGAGCCCTATTCGTTCCAGTGGCGCTCCGGCCACTACTGGGAGGTCGCACTGGTGCTGATCGTGTCGGTGCTGGTGCCCGCGGCCACCGCGGTCTGGATCGCCCTGTCCCTGCGCCACTTCCCTGTGCGCACCCGCCCCGGCTACCTGCGGCGGTTCGCGGTGATCACGACGGGCGGACTGCTGGTGCTGTCGGTCGTGTACGTGAGCCTGGGCTGGGTTCTGCGCGATCGCTTCCGGCCGCAGGTGACCCTGGCCGACCTCGTCGCCGACCTACCCGAACGCTTCATCCCGGTCGGGTTCCTGAGACTGGAACGCCTGTCCTTCCTGCCGGGGGATCCCCTGTCGACCGTGCTCTACCACTGGGTAGGACCGATTTTCTGGCTGCTCGTCATCGGCGGAGCCCTCCTGGCCCTCCGCACCGGTGCCGTCGGCGCCCCACCGGAGGACCAACTGCGCCTCCGCGGTCTGCTGCGCGCAGGCGGCGGCGGTTCGCTCGCCCATATGACCACCTGGGAGGGGTCCTCACTGTGGTTCACTCCGACGGAGCCCGAGCCGGTCACGCCCGTGGCCATCGCCTACCGGGTGGTGAACGGCGTGGCCATCACGGTCGCAGAGCCCGTCGGCGTGGACCCCGCCGATGACCTGCCGCGGGCATCGGCGGTGGTCGCCGCCTTCGCCCGCATGTGCGACGACCACGGCTGGGTGCCGGTGTTCTACTCCCTGCGCGAACGCTGGCGCCCGGTGTTCGACGAGATGGGCTGGCAGGCCATGGAGGTGGGGGAGGAGACCGTGCTGCGCCCGCACAACTGGGCCACAACCGGCAAGAAGTGGCAGGACATCCGTTCCTCCGTCAACCGGGCCCAGAAGCTCGGGGTCCGCGCCGTGTGGACCTCGTACCGGTCCTTGCCTCTGCGGCAGGCCGCACAGATCGCGGAGATCTCCGAGCAGTGGGTGCAGGAGAAGGGCCTGCCGGAGCTCGGCTTCACGCTCGGCGGACTCGACGAACTGCGCGACCCCGACGTGCGGCTGATGCTCGCGATCGACTCCGACGACCGAATTCTGGCTGTCACGAGCTGGCTCCCCACCTATCGGGGCGGCGAGGTGATCGGGTGGACCCTCGACTTCATGCGGCGAGGTTCGGACACCATGAATGGCGTCATGGAGTTCCTGATCAGCGAGACGGCGTCACTGCTCAAAGACCGGCCGGAGGTCGAATTCCTCAGCTTGTCCGCGGCACCGCTTGCGAGGAAAGACACGCCCCAGTCCGAGGGCGAGACCGGCAGCCTGGCCGCGCGGATGCTCGACTTCCTCGGTCGTACGCTGGAGCCCGTGTACGGGTTCCGGTCGCTCTTCGCATTCAAACGCAAGTTCCAGCCCGAGTTCCACCCGCTCTTCATGGCCTACCCCGACCCGGTGGCGCTGCCGGCCATCGGCGTCGCGCTCGCCCGCGCCTACCTGCCCACTCTCACCATGCGGGAGGCCGCGGCCTTCGTTCGCAGCCTCGGGTGA